From the genome of Manis pentadactyla isolate mManPen7 chromosome 18, mManPen7.hap1, whole genome shotgun sequence, one region includes:
- the NR2F2 gene encoding COUP transcription factor 2 isoform X1, with product MAMVVSTWRDPQDEVPGSQGSQASQAPPVPGPPPGAPHTPQTPGQGGPASTPAQTAAGGQGGPGGPGGDKQPQQHIECVVCGDKSSGKHYGQFTCEGCKSFFKRSVRRNLSYTCRANRNCPIDQHHRNQCQYCRLKKCLKVGMRREAVQRGRMPPTQPTHGQFALTNGDPLNCHSYLSGYISLLLRAEPYPTSRFGSQCMQPNNIMGIENICELAARMLFSAVEWARNIPFFPDLQITDQVALLRLTWSELFVLNAAQCSMPLHVAPLLAAAGLHASPMSADRVVAFMDHIRIFQEQVEKLKALHVDSAEYSCLKAIVLFTSDACGLSDVAHVESLQEKSQCALEEYVRSQYPNQPTRFGKLLLRLPSLRTVSSSVIEQLFFVRLVGKTPIETLIRDMLLSGSSFNWPYMAIQ from the exons ATGGCAATGGTAGTCAGCACGTGGCGCGACCCCCAGGACGAGGTGCCCGGCTCACAGGGCAGCCAGGCCTCGCAGGCGCCGCCCGTGCCCGGGCCGCCGCCCGGAGCCCCACACACGCCCCAGACGCCCGGCCAGGGGGGCCCGGCCAGCACGCCGGCGCAGACGGCGGCCGGCGGCCAGGGCGGCCCCGGCGGCCCGGGCGGCGACAAGCAGCCGCAGCAGCACATCGAGTGCGTGGTGTGCGGCGACAAGTCGAGCGGCAAACACTACGGGCAGTTCACGTGCGAGGGCTGCAAGAGCTTCTTCAAGCGCAGCGTGCGGAGGAACCTGAGCTACACGTGTCGCGCCAACCGGAACTGTCCCATCGACCAGCACCACCGCAACCAGTGCCAGTACTGCCGCCTCAAAAAGTGCCTCAAAGTAGGCATGAGACGGGAAG CCGTGCAGAGGGGCAGAATGCCGCCCACCCAGCCAACCCACGGGCAGTTTGCGCTGACCAACGGGGACCCCCTCAACTGCCACTCGTACCTGTCCGGATATATTTCTCTGCTGCTGCGCGCGGAACCCTATCCCACGTCGCGCTTCGGCAGCCAGTGCATGCAGCCCAACAACATCATGGGCATCGAGAACATTTGCGAACTGGCCGCGCGGATGCTCTTCAGCGCCGTCGAGTGGGCCCGGAACATCCCCTTCTTCCCTGACCTGCAGATCACCGACCAGGTGGCCCTGCTTCGCCTCACCTGGAGCGAGCTGTTCGTGCTGAACGCGGCACAGTGCTCCATGCCCCTCCACGTCGCCCCGCTCCTGGCCGCCGCCGGCCTACACGCCTCGCCAATGTCCGCCGACCGGGTGGTCGCCTTTATGGACCACATACGGATCTTCCAAGAGCAAGTGGAGAAGCTCAAAGCGCTGCACGTCGACTCTGCCGAGTACAGCTGCCTCAAGGCCATAGTCCTGTTCACCTCAG ATGCCTGTGGTCTTTCTGATGTAGCCCATGTGGAAAGCTTGCAGGAAAAGTCCCAGTGTGCTTTGGAAGAATACGTTAGGAGCCAGTACCCCAACCAACCAACACGATTCGGAAAGCTTTTGCTTCGCCTCCCTTCCCTCCGCACGGTCTCCTCCTCAGTCATAGAGCAATTGTTTTTCGTCCGTTTGGTAGGTAAAACCCCCATCGAAACCCTCATCCGGGATATGTTACTGTCCGGCAGCAGTTTTAACTGGCCGTATATGgcaattcaataa
- the NR2F2 gene encoding COUP transcription factor 2 isoform X2, translated as MPPTQPTHGQFALTNGDPLNCHSYLSGYISLLLRAEPYPTSRFGSQCMQPNNIMGIENICELAARMLFSAVEWARNIPFFPDLQITDQVALLRLTWSELFVLNAAQCSMPLHVAPLLAAAGLHASPMSADRVVAFMDHIRIFQEQVEKLKALHVDSAEYSCLKAIVLFTSDACGLSDVAHVESLQEKSQCALEEYVRSQYPNQPTRFGKLLLRLPSLRTVSSSVIEQLFFVRLVGKTPIETLIRDMLLSGSSFNWPYMAIQ; from the exons ATGCCGCCCACCCAGCCAACCCACGGGCAGTTTGCGCTGACCAACGGGGACCCCCTCAACTGCCACTCGTACCTGTCCGGATATATTTCTCTGCTGCTGCGCGCGGAACCCTATCCCACGTCGCGCTTCGGCAGCCAGTGCATGCAGCCCAACAACATCATGGGCATCGAGAACATTTGCGAACTGGCCGCGCGGATGCTCTTCAGCGCCGTCGAGTGGGCCCGGAACATCCCCTTCTTCCCTGACCTGCAGATCACCGACCAGGTGGCCCTGCTTCGCCTCACCTGGAGCGAGCTGTTCGTGCTGAACGCGGCACAGTGCTCCATGCCCCTCCACGTCGCCCCGCTCCTGGCCGCCGCCGGCCTACACGCCTCGCCAATGTCCGCCGACCGGGTGGTCGCCTTTATGGACCACATACGGATCTTCCAAGAGCAAGTGGAGAAGCTCAAAGCGCTGCACGTCGACTCTGCCGAGTACAGCTGCCTCAAGGCCATAGTCCTGTTCACCTCAG ATGCCTGTGGTCTTTCTGATGTAGCCCATGTGGAAAGCTTGCAGGAAAAGTCCCAGTGTGCTTTGGAAGAATACGTTAGGAGCCAGTACCCCAACCAACCAACACGATTCGGAAAGCTTTTGCTTCGCCTCCCTTCCCTCCGCACGGTCTCCTCCTCAGTCATAGAGCAATTGTTTTTCGTCCGTTTGGTAGGTAAAACCCCCATCGAAACCCTCATCCGGGATATGTTACTGTCCGGCAGCAGTTTTAACTGGCCGTATATGgcaattcaataa
- the NR2F2 gene encoding COUP transcription factor 2 isoform X3: protein MPPECYIPPTAPGPRGKVANSGFWAVQPQAGLGAVQRGRMPPTQPTHGQFALTNGDPLNCHSYLSGYISLLLRAEPYPTSRFGSQCMQPNNIMGIENICELAARMLFSAVEWARNIPFFPDLQITDQVALLRLTWSELFVLNAAQCSMPLHVAPLLAAAGLHASPMSADRVVAFMDHIRIFQEQVEKLKALHVDSAEYSCLKAIVLFTSDACGLSDVAHVESLQEKSQCALEEYVRSQYPNQPTRFGKLLLRLPSLRTVSSSVIEQLFFVRLVGKTPIETLIRDMLLSGSSFNWPYMAIQ from the exons ATGCCCCCAGAATGCTACATCCCGCCCACTGCGCCGGGACCCCGAGGCAAAGTGGCCAATTCTGGGTTCTGGGCGGTCCAGCCCCAAGCGGGCCTCGGAG CCGTGCAGAGGGGCAGAATGCCGCCCACCCAGCCAACCCACGGGCAGTTTGCGCTGACCAACGGGGACCCCCTCAACTGCCACTCGTACCTGTCCGGATATATTTCTCTGCTGCTGCGCGCGGAACCCTATCCCACGTCGCGCTTCGGCAGCCAGTGCATGCAGCCCAACAACATCATGGGCATCGAGAACATTTGCGAACTGGCCGCGCGGATGCTCTTCAGCGCCGTCGAGTGGGCCCGGAACATCCCCTTCTTCCCTGACCTGCAGATCACCGACCAGGTGGCCCTGCTTCGCCTCACCTGGAGCGAGCTGTTCGTGCTGAACGCGGCACAGTGCTCCATGCCCCTCCACGTCGCCCCGCTCCTGGCCGCCGCCGGCCTACACGCCTCGCCAATGTCCGCCGACCGGGTGGTCGCCTTTATGGACCACATACGGATCTTCCAAGAGCAAGTGGAGAAGCTCAAAGCGCTGCACGTCGACTCTGCCGAGTACAGCTGCCTCAAGGCCATAGTCCTGTTCACCTCAG ATGCCTGTGGTCTTTCTGATGTAGCCCATGTGGAAAGCTTGCAGGAAAAGTCCCAGTGTGCTTTGGAAGAATACGTTAGGAGCCAGTACCCCAACCAACCAACACGATTCGGAAAGCTTTTGCTTCGCCTCCCTTCCCTCCGCACGGTCTCCTCCTCAGTCATAGAGCAATTGTTTTTCGTCCGTTTGGTAGGTAAAACCCCCATCGAAACCCTCATCCGGGATATGTTACTGTCCGGCAGCAGTTTTAACTGGCCGTATATGgcaattcaataa
- the NR2F2 gene encoding COUP transcription factor 2 isoform X4: protein MQAVWDLEQGKYGFAVQRGRMPPTQPTHGQFALTNGDPLNCHSYLSGYISLLLRAEPYPTSRFGSQCMQPNNIMGIENICELAARMLFSAVEWARNIPFFPDLQITDQVALLRLTWSELFVLNAAQCSMPLHVAPLLAAAGLHASPMSADRVVAFMDHIRIFQEQVEKLKALHVDSAEYSCLKAIVLFTSDACGLSDVAHVESLQEKSQCALEEYVRSQYPNQPTRFGKLLLRLPSLRTVSSSVIEQLFFVRLVGKTPIETLIRDMLLSGSSFNWPYMAIQ from the exons ATGCAAGCTGTTTGGGACCTTGAACAAGGCAAATATGGTTTTG CCGTGCAGAGGGGCAGAATGCCGCCCACCCAGCCAACCCACGGGCAGTTTGCGCTGACCAACGGGGACCCCCTCAACTGCCACTCGTACCTGTCCGGATATATTTCTCTGCTGCTGCGCGCGGAACCCTATCCCACGTCGCGCTTCGGCAGCCAGTGCATGCAGCCCAACAACATCATGGGCATCGAGAACATTTGCGAACTGGCCGCGCGGATGCTCTTCAGCGCCGTCGAGTGGGCCCGGAACATCCCCTTCTTCCCTGACCTGCAGATCACCGACCAGGTGGCCCTGCTTCGCCTCACCTGGAGCGAGCTGTTCGTGCTGAACGCGGCACAGTGCTCCATGCCCCTCCACGTCGCCCCGCTCCTGGCCGCCGCCGGCCTACACGCCTCGCCAATGTCCGCCGACCGGGTGGTCGCCTTTATGGACCACATACGGATCTTCCAAGAGCAAGTGGAGAAGCTCAAAGCGCTGCACGTCGACTCTGCCGAGTACAGCTGCCTCAAGGCCATAGTCCTGTTCACCTCAG ATGCCTGTGGTCTTTCTGATGTAGCCCATGTGGAAAGCTTGCAGGAAAAGTCCCAGTGTGCTTTGGAAGAATACGTTAGGAGCCAGTACCCCAACCAACCAACACGATTCGGAAAGCTTTTGCTTCGCCTCCCTTCCCTCCGCACGGTCTCCTCCTCAGTCATAGAGCAATTGTTTTTCGTCCGTTTGGTAGGTAAAACCCCCATCGAAACCCTCATCCGGGATATGTTACTGTCCGGCAGCAGTTTTAACTGGCCGTATATGgcaattcaataa